The genomic stretch GCAACGACCATTTGCTCGTGATCTCTTCGAGCACGAGGCGATTGAGTTCGAGCGCTTCCTGATCCTGCGTTGCCATGACGGGATACTCCGTGATACCTGGTTGTCTTCAAGTGCCTGATTGTATTCAGGTATAAATTCTATACCATGGGAAACACTCAACTTGACGGAGTGTCATCATGGTCGATCAGCGTGAAAACAAGGTGGATGAGGGCGCGAATCACGGCGTGCAACGCGTGCTGGTGTTCGGCGCAACGGGACAGCAAGGCGGCGCGGTCGCGGCGGCGTTGCTCGCGAAAGGCTGGCCCGTGCGGGCGCTCGTGCGCGACGCAAAGAGCGCGAAGGCGCAGGCGCTCGCGGCTCGCGGCTCGCGCCGTGGACGTGGTAGAGGGCGACTTCTCGAACGCCGACGCGTTGCAGGCGGCCATGCGTGGCGTTGATGGCGTCTTCAGCGTGCAGCCGAGTTCGGGGCAAGGCGCCGCCTACAACGTGTCCGACGCCGACGAGATCCGCTACGGCAAAACCGTCGCCGATCTGGCGAAGGCCGCCGGTGTAAAACATCTCGTCTATACCTCGGTGAACGCCGCGGGCGCCGAACCAACCGGCATGGGCCACTTCGACAGCAAAGCGGAGATCGAGGCGCATATTCGCGAGATCGGCATACGCTACACGATCGTGCGGCCCGCCGGATTCATGGAATTGCTGATGCTGCCGGGCATGGGCCTCGACCAGGGCAGGTTCACGTCGTTTTTGCGGCCGGAACAGCGCGGCCAGATCATCGCGGCGCAGGACATTGGGCGCATCGTCGCGGCGATTTTCGGCAACGTGGAGCGCTACGCGGGCCAGACGATCGAGATCGCCGGGGACAGCGTCACGGGGGCGAGTTTGCAGGCGAGCCTGAGCCGCGCGGCGGGCCAGCCTATCGCCTACTCCCGCTTTCCCGAGAGCCTGTTGCGGGAGAACGCGTTTCTCGGCCGCCTGGCCGATCTGTTCGACAATGGCCGGCTCGCGGGCAACGCGGATATCGCGGCGCTGGGGCGAGCCTTCGGACCGCTGCTGAGCTTCGACGCCTGGCTCGCGGGTCCGGGCAAGCCGCTGTTCGAAGCCGCGCTCAACGCCGAAGCGGCGCCCATCGCGCTGCGTTAGCCGCGCGGTTCATCGCTGGATCGTTGGCACAATCGGGGCGAGGAGCGCGGCCTGGCCCGCTGCACCACGGGCCACAGCCCTGCCCGAACGCGAGCGGTGCACATGCACACCAAGGCTGCCGCTCACACATCGAACGAATCCACCGGGCCGATGAAGTCGCGCTTCGTGAGGTCGACGCCATTCGCGCGCAAGATCGCGTACGCCATCGACACGTGGAAGTAGATGTTCGGAATCACGATCTGCAGCAGGTAGGTTTCGCCGCGCAGTTTGCCCGGCACCCACGATACCTTCACGATCCGGCTGGCGGCATTGGCGTAGTGGTCGGCCGTTACGCTTTCGGCGAACGCAAGGGTCTTGCGGATGCGCGCCCGTGCCTCGGCGAGCGTCTGCTCGTTGTCTTCGTGGCGCGGCGGCTCTTGTCCGGAGAGCCACGCCGCGCCGCCCTTCAGATAGTCGCACGCGCTCTGTATCTGATAGAGCAGGCCGGCCATGTCGGGCGCGAGGCGCGTCGTCAGCAGCACGCCCACGTCGAACTGTTTCGTGTTCGCAAAGCGCTCGGCCTTGTCGAGATACGTCTCCAGCGTGCGAACGGCCTGCACGCATTGCGCCATGGCTTGTGCATACATCGTTGATCTCCGTGAAAAGAAGTGGGGCACGTGGCGGCCGCCCGTTTCCCCTACAATAGGTCGACCTTGATTCCCCGTGAGCGAACGCGTGGACCGACTCGAAGCCATGGAAATGCTGGTGACCGCCGTGGATGGCGGCAGCCTTTCGGCCGCCGCGCGGCAACTGAAAACACCGGTCAGCACGCTCACGCGCAAGGTCGCCGACCTCGAAGCGCTGCTCGGCACGCGCCTGCTGATCCGCACCACGCGCAAGCTGACTTTGACCGATACCGGCATGGCCTATGTCGCGGCGGCGCGGCGCATTCTCGACCTCGTGCGTGATCAGGAGCACGAAGCCACCGGCGAATTCGCCACCGCACGCGGCGAACTGGTCGTGACCGCGCCCGTGCAACTGGGGCGCCTGCATGTCCTGCCCATCATCAACCAGTTTCTCGCGCAGTATCCGGACATTACCGTGCGGCTGCTGCTGTCCGATCGCAACGTCGACCTGACCGACGCGCATGCGGATCTCGCGGTGCGTATCGGCGAGTTGCCCGACAGCAATCTGATCGCCACGCGCATCGGCGCATTGCGGCCCGTCGTGTGCGCGAGCCCGGCTTTTCTCGCCGACCGCGCGCCGCCGCGCGAACCCGACGACCTCGTGAAGTATCCGTGCGTGGTGTTCAACAGCCCGTATCTTTCGCCGTGGCGCTTCCGGCTGCCCGCGACGAAGAAAACCTATCTGCTCGAAGTGAAGCCGCGGCTCGAGGTCACCGCGCCCGACGCCGCCGTGAGCGCCGCCGTGGACAACGCGGGCATCACCTTCGTGTTCGAGCACGACGCCGACGAAGCGGTACGCGGCGGCCAGCTCGAGATTCTGCTGCCGCAGTTCGAGATCGAGCCCGTGCCCGTTCATCTCGTGCATGTCTCGCGCAACCTCATGGCCGTCAAACTGCGCCATTTCATCGACTTCGCGGCGCCCCGGCTGCGCGAATCGCTTGCGCGGTTCGGCAAGCGCAAGCGGTCCTAGCCGTTTGCGCCGATCTTCACGATTCGTGGCCCGAGTCGACTGACTCGCCCGACCCCTCCAACCCGTCCAACTCGCCGAGCACGCGCTCGTTGCGATTCTCGATCACGCTGCGCGTTTTTTTCGTCGCGCCGGGACCGGCCGCGAAACGCACGTCCTGATATGTGAGCGGCTGGCCGTTCGTGGCGCGCACCTCCACCGTCTGCACGGGCTGGCCGCTCGCGTGGTCCACGAGCTGGATATGCGGCTTGCCGTTCGGCGCGAGCCACTTGTCGCCCCATTGCATGAGCGCGACCAGCACCGGGTAGAGATCCACGCCTTTTTCCGTCAGCCGGTAACCAAACGTGTTCGCGCGTTCCGCGATCGGGAAGCGCTCGAGTATTTCCAGCTCGATCAAGCGTTCGAGCCGGGCCGTGAGGATATTGCGGGCGATGCCGAGTCCGCTCTGGAACTCGTCGAAGCGCCGGCTGCCCTGCGTACATTCGCGGACGATCAGCAGCGTCCACCACTCGCCAACCTCGTCGAGGGCGCGAGCGATCGAGCAATCCATTCCATCGAAGCGTTTTCTGTACATGATGAAGCGCATCTTAGCGCAAGTTTCATCATGCAACTTAACCGGTTTGTGGGGAGCAGCTTCCCGGTTTCGTCCCGTAGCGTGACGCAACTGTGTTCCCTATAGTTGCGTCACGAAACTCAAGCGGCGGTGGTCCCGGCGTGGTCTTACCGGTCCGCTGCCCTCTCCAGGTTTAGCGCGCCGCCGGCATCGTCGGCGGCAAAGCAGGATCACCCCACGGGCGAGCCGCGACTTATCTGCTCACGGATCGCCTGTCCCTATCGTTAGGAATGCGATGAATACTCCAGCCGAAGAAGTCGCGCTCGAAGTGCCGACCGCCGAGCGTCCCGTTCCGCCTCGACCCGTTCGCTGGGTCGGCAAAGGCGTGGCCGCCGTGGTCGTGGTCGCCGTGGCGGCAACCGCGTTTCATCTGCACCGTTCGGGCGCGACGGCCGTGGTCACGCCGCCGCCGCCCTCGGTGGCCGTGAGCACGCCGTTGCAACGCAATATTGAAGGACGGCTCGGCTTTCTCGGCCAGTTCTCGCCCGTGAATCGCGTGGAATTGCGCGCGCAAGTGGGCGGCACGCTCACGCAGATCCACTTCAAGGACGGCGATGTCGTGCACAAGGGCGATCTGCTGTTCGAGATCGATCCCGAGCCGTATCAGATCAAACTGAGCGAGGCGACGGCCGCGCTCGAAGCGGCCAATGCGCGCCTCGCGCTCGCCACGCGCGAACTCTCGCGGGCCCAGGAACTGCAACGCTCCGAAGCGGGCACGGTCGAGAACGTCGATCAGAAGGTGGCCGAGCAACGCGCGGCGCAAGCCGCCGTCGACAGCGCCAATGCGCTGGTGCGCGACGCGCGCTTCGACCTGGATCGCTGCCGGATCGTGGCGCCGTTCACCGGCCGGATCGGTACGCATCTCGTTTCCACCGGCAATCTGGTCTCGGGCAGCCGCGCGGGCAGCGGCCCGACCACGCTGCTCGCCACGCTCGTGTCGCTCGACCCGATCTATCTCGACTTCGACATCAGCGAAAACGACTACGCGGCGTTTCAACGTTCGCGCGACAACCGCGGTGGACCGCTCGCGGACGCGGTGGCCGTCTCGCCCACCGGCGACAGCGGCTTCTCGCGCAGCGGCACGCTCAATTTCATCGACAACACCCTGGACCGTTCGAGCGGCACGATTCACGCGCGCGCCACGATCCCGAACGCCGATCTCGCGCTGACGCCCGGCGGTTTCGCGCGCATCCGGCTCGCCACGACCGCGCCGCAACCCGCCTTGCTCGTCCCCGACGCAGCCGTGCTCGAGGATCAGACCGATCACATGGTGTACGTGGTCGGGCAAGACGACGTCGTCACCCCGCGCAAGGTGGAGGTGGGCGATCTGCGCGGCGGTCTGCGCGTCATCAAGTCCGGGCTGGCGCCGAGCGATCGCATCGTGATCGACGGCATTCCGGCTGTGCATCCCGGCGCGAAGATTGCCCCGCACGCCGGCGTTATCCCGTTCTCGCCGGCACAAGGCGACGCAGGAGCGAAGTCATGAAACTCACGCACTTCTTTATCGAGCATCCGCGCTTTGCCGCCGTGCTGAATATTTTCGCGGTGCTCGTCGGTCTCGCGACCATGCTGTCGTTGCCCGTGGCGCAGTATCCGAACATCGTGCCCACGACCATCCAGATCACGACGTCGTATCCGGGCGCCTCGGCGGACACCATCGCGCGCACGGTCGCCACGCCCATCGAGCAGTCGGTCAACGGCGTCGAAAACATGGACTACATTTCGAGCCAGTCCACCAGCAATGGCCAGTTGACGATCACGGTCATCTTCAAGGTGGGCACCGACCCGAACGCGGCGCTGCTGCTCACGCGCAGCCGCGTGGAAGACACGCTCTCGCGCCTGCCCGTGGAAGTGCAGGCGCAGGGCGTGCAGGTGAAAAAGACCATCCAGGCGCTGCTGCTCGGCGTGCACGTGTATTCGCCCGACGGCTCGCGCAGCCCTGAATATCTGTCGAATTACATGCTCAAGGTGCGCGACCAGATCGCGCGCTTGCCGGGCGTGTCGGACTTTCAATTGTTCGGCGAGCGGCAGTACGCCATGCGCATCTGGATCGATCCGGACAAGGCGGCGTCGTACCGCATCAGCGCGAGCGAGATTCTCGCCGCGTTGCGCGCGCAGAACGCCGCCGTCTCGGCGGGCGTGCTCAATCAGCCGCCGGTCTCGCACAACGGCACGGGCGCGTATCAGATCAACGTGGATGCGCTGGGCCGTCTTTCCACGCCCGAGCAGTTCGGCGACGTGGTGGTGAAGTCGGACGCGCAAGGGCGGGTCACGCGCATTCGCGACATTGGCCGCGTGGAACTGGGCTCGGTGGACTACGGCTCGAAGGCGTACGCCGACCGCTACGCGTCCACGCCGTGGTTCGTGATCGCCACGCCCGACGCGAACGTGGTGAAGGTCGAGCATGAGGTGTGGGACAAGATGGCCGAGCTGAAGAAGAGTTTTCCGTCCGGCGTCGACTACATCAAGATCTACGACCCCACCACCTTCGTTTCGCAGTCGATCCACGAGGTGGCCAAGACCATCTTCATCGCGGTGCTGCTCGTTGTGGGCGTGGTGTATCTGTTCCTGCAGAACTGGCGCGCAACCCTCATTCCGGTGGTGGCGATTCCCGTGTCGCTGGTGGGCACCTTCACGATCCTCTCGTTGTTCGGCGCGTCGATCAACAATCTCTCGTTGTTCGGGCTCGTGCTCGCGGTGGGGATCGTGGTGGACGACGCGATCGTGGTGGTCGAGAACGTCGAGCGCAACATGGCGCTTGGCATGTCGCCGCGCGAGGCTGCGCATCGCACGATGGACGAAGTGTCGACGGCCATCATCGCCATCGCGCTCACGCTGTGCGCCGTGTTCGGGCCCACCGCGTTGATGTCAGGCATCTCGGGTCTGTTCTTCAAGCAATTCGCGATCACGATCGCGGCGTCCACGGTCATCTCGTGCTTCGTCTCGCTCACGCTGAGCCCGGCGCTGTGCGCGGTGCTGCTCAAGCCGCATTCCGCCGATAAGGCCCACGGCGGTGCGACCGCGCTCGGCCGCCTGCACGACGCCGTGTTCGGCCGCTTCAACACCTCGTTCGACTGGCTCTCCTCGCGCTACGGCAAGATGACGGGCCGCGCGGTGCGCGCCACGACCGTGATGCTGGTCGTCTACGCCGGTTTGATCGCCGCCACGGGCGTGCAGATGTCGAGAATGCCCACGGGCTTCATCCCCGATCAGGACATCGGTTATCAAGCCGTGATCGCGTTCCTGCCGCCGGGCGCGAGCCTCGAGCGCACCGACAAGGTGATTCGCGAAATCAACGACATCGTGCTCACCACGCCGGGTATGCAAGGCGTGACGCACACCTCGCCCGTGGCCGGTTTCGACGTGACGACGGGCACCATCGCGCCGAACGTGGGCACGCTGTTCTACGGCTTGCCTTCGCTGTACGGCAAGCACGTGCCGGGCGTGAATGCGGCGTCGATGCTGGTCGAACTGCGCAAGCGCGTGGCCACGGTCAAGGACGCCGTGGTCGTGGTGGTGAATCCGCCGCCCGTGCAGGGCCTGGGCGCGGCGGGCGGTTTCAAGCTGATGCTCGAAGACCGCGCCGGACTCGGTCCGCAGGCGCTCGCCGACGCGGCCCACACGCTCGTGGCGGCGGCCAACAAGGACAAGGTGTTCGGCGGCGTCTTCACGCTGTACAACGCGGGCGCGCCCTCGGTCTATGCCGACGTGGATCGCCTCAAGGCGGAGAAGATCGGCCTCACGCCCACCGACGTGTTTTCGACCATGGAGCTGTATCTCGGCTCGCAGTACGTGAACGACTTCAACTTCATGGGCCGCACCTACCAGGTGCGCGTGCAGGGCGACGAAGCGTTCCGCCGCACGCCGGAAGATATTGGCCGCCTCAAGGTGCGCAACGCCACGGGCGACATGGTGCCGATCAGCAGCGTGGCGACGTTCGAGAACACCACGCAGCCGTATCGCGTGCCGCGCTACAACATGTACCCCGCCGCCGAGATCATGGGCGCGGCCGGTCCCGGCTACTCCTCGGGCGAAGCCATCGCGCATATGGAGCAGCTTGCCGCGCAGGTGCTGCCGAACGGCATTGCGTACGAATGGACCGACCTCGCGCATCAGCAGAAGGGGCAGACCATGTCGCCGCTCGTGATCTTCGCGGCGTCCGCGCTGTTCGTGTTCCTCGTGCTCGCCGCGCAGTACGAAAGCTGGAAGACGCCGCTCGCCATCGTGCTGATCGTGCCGATGTGTCTGCTCGCGGCGGCCATTGGCCTGAACCTGCGCGGCATGCCGATCGACATCCTCGCGCAGATCGGGTTCGTGGTGCTCGTGGGGCTGGCTGCGAAGAACGCCATTCTGATCGTCGAATTCGCGAAGCAACGTCAGGAGGAAGACGGCGTGAGCGCCGAGGACGCGGCCACGCATGCGGCGCACGTGCGGCTGCGCCCGATCCTGATGACGTCGTTTGCCTTCATCGCGGGCGTGGCGCCGCTCGCCATCGCCAGCGGCGCGGGCTCGGAAATGCGGCAGTCGCTCGGCACCACGGTGTTCTTCGGCATGCTCGGCGTGACGCTCTTCGGGCTCGCGTTCACGCCGGCGCTCTACGCCTTCGTGCGCAAGCTCGGCCTCAAGGACGCGCCCGCGTTGCCCCGCAAACTCAGCAGTGGAGAAGCGAAATGAATGCCTTTCTCGCCAGAACCGCGAAGGCCGTCGCGGGTGGCCTGTTCGTGAGCGCCTTTCTTGCGGCGTGCGCCGTGGGGCCGAACTACGAAAAGCCCGCCATGCCGATGACGTCGTTCCACAACGCGCAGCGCGTGGCCGAGCGGCAAACCGCGCTGCCGGCGCCGAGCCTGGACAACTGGTGGACCGGCTTCGACGATCCCGAGCTGGTCAAGGTGGTGCAGCGCGCGCTCGATCAGAACCTGGGCATTCAGGCGGCAATCGCCCGCGTGACGCAATCGCGGGCGGCGGCGCAAGCGGCGGGCGCGCAGTTGCTGCCCACGGTCGACGCCAATGCGTCGTACACGGCGGAGCATCAGAGCCAGCAGAGTCCGCTCGGCACGCTCGCGAGCGCGTTTCCCAACTACAGCCGCGATCAGAAGGACTACGTGGCGGGCGCTTCGGCGAGTTGGGAGATCGACCTCGCGGGCGGCTTGCGCCGTGCGCACGCGCAGGCCACCGACGAAGAACAGGCCGCCGAGGCCGCGCAGATGGGCACGCGCGTCACGGTGGCCGCCGATGCCGCCGACGCCTACCTGCAGATTCGCGGCTTGCAGGCGCAACTGGCCGTGACCGCGGACCAGGTCGAAACCGACGCGCATCTGCTGCAACTCGTGCAGGCGCGCAAGCAGGCGGGCGCGGCCGACGAGCGCGAGGTCGCGCAAGCCGAGGCGCTGCTGCGCCATGCGCGCGCGAGCCAGCCGGATCTGCGCGTGGCGCTCGAAGCGCAACTGAACCGGCTCGACGTGCTGATGGGCGCGCAGCCCGGCACCTACGCGGCCGAACTCGGCGCGCACGCGGGCGCGATTCCCGCGGTGCCCGCCATCGGCAGCGGCGATCAACCGCTCGACGTGCTGCGGCGCCGCCCCGACATCATCGCGGCGGAGCGGCATCTCGCGGCGTCCAACGAAGCGATCGGCGTGGCCATCGCCGACTACTACCCGAAGATTTCGCTCGCGGGCGCGCTGGGCTTCGACAGTATCAGCGGCAGTCACTTCCTGAGCGCGAAATCGTTCCAGCCGGTCGGGACCGGCGCGCTGCAATGGCGTCTGTTCGATTTCGGCAAGGTGGATGCCGAGGTCAAGAACGCGCGCGGGTCCTATGCCGAAGCGCTGGCGCAATACCGCGAGGCGGCGCTCAAGGCCACCGAAGACGTGGAGGACGCGTTCATGGCGCTCTCGCAAACGGAGCTGCGCGCCCAGGAACTCCAGCAGGAAGTGGCGGCGTTGACGAAGGCGCGCGAGCTCTCGGAGAAGGCGTATCGCGCGGGTTCGATCACGCTGACCGACGTGCTCGACGCCGACCGGCAACAGCTCGACGCGCGCGACGCGCTCGACGCCACGCGCGCCGACGCGGCCCGGGCCGCCGTGCGGACCTTCCGCGCGCTCGGCGGCGGCTGGGCGGCGCCGCAGCAGCAGGTCGCGCAGACCTCGCCGGTTTCCGGGGAACAGCTTCCCGGTTCCGCCCGGTAGTGCGAGGCCGGCGGCGCTTCTATAGTTTCGTCACGCAACTCAACTCGTTCATTGCCATTTTTCTGGAGCCGCCGACATGGATCGCCGCCTTCTCTCACTCTCTCTCGGCATGTTCGCGCTGGGCACGGACAGTTTCGTGTTCGCGGGCATCCTGCCGGAAATCGCGCACTCGTTTCACGTCGGCATCGGCGCGGCCGGTCAGCTGATCAGCGTGTATGCGCTGAGCTATGCGCTGCTCGGCCCGACGCTCGCCGCGCTCGCCGCCAATGTCGAACGCAAACGTCTCCTGCTGAGCGGCATTGGCCTG from Paraburkholderia acidisoli encodes the following:
- a CDS encoding NmrA family NAD(P)-binding protein, giving the protein MDVVEGDFSNADALQAAMRGVDGVFSVQPSSGQGAAYNVSDADEIRYGKTVADLAKAAGVKHLVYTSVNAAGAEPTGMGHFDSKAEIEAHIREIGIRYTIVRPAGFMELLMLPGMGLDQGRFTSFLRPEQRGQIIAAQDIGRIVAAIFGNVERYAGQTIEIAGDSVTGASLQASLSRAAGQPIAYSRFPESLLRENAFLGRLADLFDNGRLAGNADIAALGRAFGPLLSFDAWLAGPGKPLFEAALNAEAAPIALR
- a CDS encoding winged helix-turn-helix transcriptional regulator gives rise to the protein MRFIMYRKRFDGMDCSIARALDEVGEWWTLLIVRECTQGSRRFDEFQSGLGIARNILTARLERLIELEILERFPIAERANTFGYRLTEKGVDLYPVLVALMQWGDKWLAPNGKPHIQLVDHASGQPVQTVEVRATNGQPLTYQDVRFAAGPGATKKTRSVIENRNERVLGELDGLEGSGESVDSGHES
- a CDS encoding NmrA family NAD(P)-binding protein translates to MVDQRENKVDEGANHGVQRVLVFGATGQQGGAVAAALLAKGWPVRALVRDAKSAKAQALAARGSRRGRGRGRLLERRRVAGGHAWR
- a CDS encoding efflux RND transporter periplasmic adaptor subunit; this encodes MNTPAEEVALEVPTAERPVPPRPVRWVGKGVAAVVVVAVAATAFHLHRSGATAVVTPPPPSVAVSTPLQRNIEGRLGFLGQFSPVNRVELRAQVGGTLTQIHFKDGDVVHKGDLLFEIDPEPYQIKLSEATAALEAANARLALATRELSRAQELQRSEAGTVENVDQKVAEQRAAQAAVDSANALVRDARFDLDRCRIVAPFTGRIGTHLVSTGNLVSGSRAGSGPTTLLATLVSLDPIYLDFDISENDYAAFQRSRDNRGGPLADAVAVSPTGDSGFSRSGTLNFIDNTLDRSSGTIHARATIPNADLALTPGGFARIRLATTAPQPALLVPDAAVLEDQTDHMVYVVGQDDVVTPRKVEVGDLRGGLRVIKSGLAPSDRIVIDGIPAVHPGAKIAPHAGVIPFSPAQGDAGAKS
- a CDS encoding LysR family transcriptional regulator translates to MSERVDRLEAMEMLVTAVDGGSLSAAARQLKTPVSTLTRKVADLEALLGTRLLIRTTRKLTLTDTGMAYVAAARRILDLVRDQEHEATGEFATARGELVVTAPVQLGRLHVLPIINQFLAQYPDITVRLLLSDRNVDLTDAHADLAVRIGELPDSNLIATRIGALRPVVCASPAFLADRAPPREPDDLVKYPCVVFNSPYLSPWRFRLPATKKTYLLEVKPRLEVTAPDAAVSAAVDNAGITFVFEHDADEAVRGGQLEILLPQFEIEPVPVHLVHVSRNLMAVKLRHFIDFAAPRLRESLARFGKRKRS
- a CDS encoding efflux transporter outer membrane subunit encodes the protein MNAFLARTAKAVAGGLFVSAFLAACAVGPNYEKPAMPMTSFHNAQRVAERQTALPAPSLDNWWTGFDDPELVKVVQRALDQNLGIQAAIARVTQSRAAAQAAGAQLLPTVDANASYTAEHQSQQSPLGTLASAFPNYSRDQKDYVAGASASWEIDLAGGLRRAHAQATDEEQAAEAAQMGTRVTVAADAADAYLQIRGLQAQLAVTADQVETDAHLLQLVQARKQAGAADEREVAQAEALLRHARASQPDLRVALEAQLNRLDVLMGAQPGTYAAELGAHAGAIPAVPAIGSGDQPLDVLRRRPDIIAAERHLAASNEAIGVAIADYYPKISLAGALGFDSISGSHFLSAKSFQPVGTGALQWRLFDFGKVDAEVKNARGSYAEALAQYREAALKATEDVEDAFMALSQTELRAQELQQEVAALTKARELSEKAYRAGSITLTDVLDADRQQLDARDALDATRADAARAAVRTFRALGGGWAAPQQQVAQTSPVSGEQLPGSAR
- a CDS encoding efflux RND transporter permease subunit; amino-acid sequence: MKLTHFFIEHPRFAAVLNIFAVLVGLATMLSLPVAQYPNIVPTTIQITTSYPGASADTIARTVATPIEQSVNGVENMDYISSQSTSNGQLTITVIFKVGTDPNAALLLTRSRVEDTLSRLPVEVQAQGVQVKKTIQALLLGVHVYSPDGSRSPEYLSNYMLKVRDQIARLPGVSDFQLFGERQYAMRIWIDPDKAASYRISASEILAALRAQNAAVSAGVLNQPPVSHNGTGAYQINVDALGRLSTPEQFGDVVVKSDAQGRVTRIRDIGRVELGSVDYGSKAYADRYASTPWFVIATPDANVVKVEHEVWDKMAELKKSFPSGVDYIKIYDPTTFVSQSIHEVAKTIFIAVLLVVGVVYLFLQNWRATLIPVVAIPVSLVGTFTILSLFGASINNLSLFGLVLAVGIVVDDAIVVVENVERNMALGMSPREAAHRTMDEVSTAIIAIALTLCAVFGPTALMSGISGLFFKQFAITIAASTVISCFVSLTLSPALCAVLLKPHSADKAHGGATALGRLHDAVFGRFNTSFDWLSSRYGKMTGRAVRATTVMLVVYAGLIAATGVQMSRMPTGFIPDQDIGYQAVIAFLPPGASLERTDKVIREINDIVLTTPGMQGVTHTSPVAGFDVTTGTIAPNVGTLFYGLPSLYGKHVPGVNAASMLVELRKRVATVKDAVVVVVNPPPVQGLGAAGGFKLMLEDRAGLGPQALADAAHTLVAAANKDKVFGGVFTLYNAGAPSVYADVDRLKAEKIGLTPTDVFSTMELYLGSQYVNDFNFMGRTYQVRVQGDEAFRRTPEDIGRLKVRNATGDMVPISSVATFENTTQPYRVPRYNMYPAAEIMGAAGPGYSSGEAIAHMEQLAAQVLPNGIAYEWTDLAHQQKGQTMSPLVIFAASALFVFLVLAAQYESWKTPLAIVLIVPMCLLAAAIGLNLRGMPIDILAQIGFVVLVGLAAKNAILIVEFAKQRQEEDGVSAEDAATHAAHVRLRPILMTSFAFIAGVAPLAIASGAGSEMRQSLGTTVFFGMLGVTLFGLAFTPALYAFVRKLGLKDAPALPRKLSSGEAK
- a CDS encoding DUF1993 domain-containing protein — its product is MYAQAMAQCVQAVRTLETYLDKAERFANTKQFDVGVLLTTRLAPDMAGLLYQIQSACDYLKGGAAWLSGQEPPRHEDNEQTLAEARARIRKTLAFAESVTADHYANAASRIVKVSWVPGKLRGETYLLQIVIPNIYFHVSMAYAILRANGVDLTKRDFIGPVDSFDV